A window of Nonomuraea angiospora genomic DNA:
TGGTCAGGTGGTCCTGGATGAAGGCCCGTAACTCCGGGTTCTGCCCGACCTTGCTGGGTTTAGGGCGGGGCCGGCGCGCGTCGGCGCGGGCCTGGGCCGCGTGCGGCCGGTACTGACCGCCTGTGGGGTGCCGGTTGCGGCGGATCTCCCGGCTGATGGTCGAGGGTGCACGACCCAGCTCGCGCGCGATCTCCCGGATCGACACCTTCTCCCGCACCCTGTCGGCGATGTAGATCCGCTCGTCCTCCCGCAGGTTTCGGGACGCGTCCGAAGGGGGCACCGTCGGTCGTCTGGCCGGCGGTGCCCCCTTCTCTTTTGCCTTGTTCGGTGCCGAGCCGTTCCGCCACCGCTTTCCGGTTCTGATGTTGATCCGACGATCCGGCACGCTTCGCGGCTGCTGAATCCTTGATCCATAAGCCGGAAGTATGCCTCCCGCTCACGGGTCAGCTTCTTCGGGCCTTGCCGCTCTCGGCTTGCCCTGATCTCGAAGTCCATCGCACTCCCCAAGCAGGGGTGTTGCGACGACCGCTAGAACGGAAGTGTCGTGCGGTGAATCATCTGGGCCTCACGGGATCAGATCCGCTGCAAGGATGACGGCCGTGCGCCGCTACGAGACGAGTATGTACGACAGCAACCGCTGGGACGGCTTCGAGCTCCGCCCCGGCGACATCATCATCAGCACCCCGCCAAAGTGCGGGACGACGTGGACGCAGATGATCTGCGCCCTGCTCATACTGCAGGAACCGGAGCTCCCGTTCCCGTTGGACACGCTCTCGCCGTGGATCGACATGGTGACTCGCGCCCGCACAGACGTGTTCGCGGACCTGGAAGCCCAGACGCACCGCCGGTTCATCAAGACCCACACGCCGCTCGACGGGATACCCAACGATCCGACGGTCACGTACATCTGCGTCGGGCGGGACCCGCGCGACGTGGGGCTGTCGATCGACCGCCATATCGACAACACCGACATCGGCGCGTTCCTCAGCCAACGCAAACGGGCGGCCGCGATCGACGGTATCGAGCTCGGACCATTGCGGCCACCGCGGCCGCGCCCCGACGGCGAGCGGGACCGCTTCTGGCAGTGGGTCGACGACGAGACGCCATCGACGCAGGTCGGGTCGTCGCTGCGGCGCACTGTAGAGCACCTGCAGACGTTCCGGGACGCCGCCGACGATCTCGACGTCGTGTACTTGCACTACGACGACCTAAAGGCCGACCTGGAGGGGCAGATGCGGCAGATGGCCGCGCGCCTCGGCATCGACGTCGACGAGCACCGATGGCCCCGCCTGGTCCAGGCGGCGACGTTCGAGTCGATGCGCAGCAAGTCCGACACGACCGTCCCCGCCGGCGGTCCGGAG
This region includes:
- a CDS encoding sulfotransferase domain-containing protein — its product is MRRYETSMYDSNRWDGFELRPGDIIISTPPKCGTTWTQMICALLILQEPELPFPLDTLSPWIDMVTRARTDVFADLEAQTHRRFIKTHTPLDGIPNDPTVTYICVGRDPRDVGLSIDRHIDNTDIGAFLSQRKRAAAIDGIELGPLRPPRPRPDGERDRFWQWVDDETPSTQVGSSLRRTVEHLQTFRDAADDLDVVYLHYDDLKADLEGQMRQMAARLGIDVDEHRWPRLVQAATFESMRSKSDTTVPAGGPEHWIDPAAFFSRGTSGQWRDLLDDADLARYAARVRALASDDLVEWIHREPID